A segment of the Candidatus Andeanibacterium colombiense genome:
CGCCGCGATCGGGCTGTTCGGGCTCACGATTGGCGCGGTCGTCGGCGGGATGCTCGGCGACCGCTTCGGACGGCGCACGATGATGGTGGTCTCGACCGGCTTCTTCGGCTTGCTGACCATCGCCCAGGCGTGGGCGACCAACCCGCACGAACTGCTGATCCTGCGTTTCTTCGACGGGCTCGGGATCGGCGCGATGATCCCCAATGGCGCGGCGATGATCTCCGAATTCACGCCGAAGCGCTCGCGCGCGGTTGCGCTGGCGGTGGGGATGACTTTCATCGCGGTCGGCGGAATGATCGCCGGGCTGATCGGCAATGCGCTGCTCGGGCCTTACGGCTGGGAAGGGCTGTTCGTCGCGCTTGGCGGGATCGCGGTCGCGGTTTCGGCGCTGCTGCTGGTGGCCCTGCCGGAATCGCCGATCTATCTCGCCAATTCGGGCGCCAGCCAGCAGCGACTGCGAGCGATCGCGCAGCGTTGCGGGCTTGCTGTGGGCAAGGCCGGCATCACCGCCAACGATCCGCGCGCGGCGGCAACCCACCGCACGCCGATCTCGGCGCTGTTCACCGGCGGGGTCGCGTCGAGCACGATCTTCCTGTGGCTGGCGTTCTTCTTCTGCCTGCTGGCCAATTATTCGATGTTCAGCTGGGTCCCGGCCATGCTCGCCGGCCTCGGCTTCCCGCCGCCTGTCACCGGGCTCGGCATGACCTGGCTGTCGTTCGGCGGCGTGGTCGGGGGGATGGGCAGCGGCTGGCTGATCCAGAAGTTCGGCTCGAAAATCGTGGTGTTGACGATGAGCGCGGGCGGCGTGATCGCGGCGCTGGCGCTCGGCACGATGATCAACGGCGGCCCGCAGCCGCTGAGCACGATCCTCGGCTTCCTGTTCGTGATCGGAACCTTTTCCTCCGGCCTGCTCAATGGGCTCTACACCTTCTCGGCGTTCCTCTACCCCGACAGCGCGCGCGGCACCGGCGTCGGCGCGGCAGCCGCGGCCGGCCGCATCGGCGCGATCGCCAGCTCCTACGCCGGAGTGATCGCGCTGGGCATGGGCGGGGCGTCGAGCTATTTCGTGCTGATCGCCGGCTCGCTGGCGGTGTCGCTGGCGGGTGTGGCGCTGATCAAGCGGCAGATCCCGAAGGGGGGGTGATGGGTTTTCTTCTCCCGTTGACGGGAGAAGAAGGCCAACGTCTGCTATTGGGTGCAAAGCGGCCGTTGAAAAAGCGATTACGGGCAACCCGTATCCGTATAGATGACGTCCATACTCCTGATCACATGATCGTTGTCGGCGACCCATTGAACACGGACCTGGCTCCCGCAGATCGGGCCCCCATATTTCAGGGAGGCGATATGCTCGTCGGACGGTGATGAGTGTTCGATCCGAAGACCTTGCTGTTCAAGATATGTCGCCAGTTTCCGATCAGAGCTCCCGACGGGAAAGTGCGATTGCAGCCGGTCCTGCATGATCTGGGTGCCGCGCGCGTAGTTCATGCCGTCAACGCCGTCGAACAAGGGGGCGTTGGGAAGGCCGGAAGAGCGACATCCGCTCAGCACGGCAAGTGAGGCAACGAAAATTAGAGCGCTCGGCTTCATCCGATCGAGCTTAGCTTACGCTGTTATGTCCGCAATGGGTCGTTAGCGGACATGCCGAAAAACCATTTTCCTACACGCCCGCATTCTGTCAGCGTCAGCAGCGAACGGCGAAAGACTCGCCGATTGCCCGCCCATACGAAAGCCGCGCCGCAAGCGCGGCTTTCTTGCTTTTTGGAGCTGCGCTTATGGAAACGCAATGTGCCGCCGACCGTATGCACTTCATCAACTTGCAGTTGGTGCAACTGCAGGCGATGGGATTAACCGGCGGGTGCGATGCGGAAAATCCGCTCGGCATTGCCATGGTAGATCGCGGCCTTGTCCTCAGCCGAAATGGCGATCGCGTCCATCTGCTGGACCGACATCGCGCTGTCGACGAACGGATAGTCGATCGCGAACATGACTCTGTCCGCACCCAAGGCGTCGATCGCAAACTTGACCGAGGGTTCCCAGTTCATCCCGCTGGTGGTCACGGCGAAGTTGCGCTTGATGTAGTCGCTCGGCGCCAGTTGCAGCGCCGGGCGCTTGCCTTCGGGCGCCTTGAAGTTCGCATGCATCGCGTCGAGCCGGGGGAGCCAGTAGTGCAGCCCTTCGCCGCCGTGGCCGAGCACCACGGTGAGCTGGGGGAAGCGGTCGAACAGCCCGCCCACGATCAGCCGCAATGCATGGAGCGAGGTCTCGGCCTGGAAGCCCCAGATCGCGTGTTCGAGCGTGTAGTCGAGAAACGGCGCGATCATCTGCGGCGAAGGCGCGCGCGGATGAATATAGAGCGGTGCGCCGGTCGCCTCGCAGGCTTCGAGGATCGGCCAGTATTCCGGCTGGTCGAGATAATCGCCATTGGTGTGCGAATTCACGATCACGCCGTTGTAGCCGAGTTGGGTCATCGCCCGCTCGATCTCCTTCGCCGCGCGCGCCGGATCCTGCGGGGCGAAGCTGGCGAGGCCGGCGTAGCGGGTCGGGTGTTTGCGCATCGCATCGGCGAGCACGTCGTTGGCGAGGGTGGCGAGGGCGGTGCCGGTGTCGACGTCGAACATCTGCACGCCGGTGGAGGCGAGGCCGATCAGCTGAACGTCGACTCCGGTCTTGTCCATAATCTGCAGCCGTTCGTCGCCCAGATCGAGCAGGCGGCGCTGGAGCGGGGTGCCGGCGGCGGCCTTGCTCCAGAAGAACAGGTCGGGGTCGTAGGGCTCGCTCTCGAAGCGTGCGAGCATCGGGCCCAGCACTTCGGGGATGACGAAGGCCTCTTCGGTGGCGATCCGGCGCATCGGCTAGTTCCAACCTTTTCCGTAGACGCGGGCGGCGGTGCCGGCGAGGATCTGCTCCTGTTTGGTGCTGTTCAATCCCTCGACCGACCGGCGGCCGAGCGCGGCCATGTGCTGGTAGGTGCCGGGCGACTGGGTCACGTCGGAACCCCACATCATTCGCTCGGCTCCGAACAGGTCCAGCACTCGCCTGACCACCGGGCGGGCATCGATCCCGGCGCTTTCGAGGCGGCCGAGCGGGATGGTGGTGAATTTGATCGTGCAGCCGTCATGCGCGGCGATGCCTGCGAGCAGATCGTCCACCCCGTGGTCTGGCGCGCCGGCATCGCTCCTGATCGCGGCGAAATGGTCGATCACCACGGTCAGGCCGGGGATCGCGCCCATGATGTCGTTCAGGCGGGTCAGGCCCTCGGTGCGGTTCCACGGGAAGAAGTGGACGCAGACCGGCACGCCCAGTTCGGCGGCCGCTTTCCACGCATCGCGCGCGAGCGCGGAATCGAGCCAGGAGATGTCCATCCCCTTGACCAGTTCCATCATCCGGATGCCGGCGGCGCCGCGATCCTTGACCCAGTGGTGTACGCTCTCACCGCAATCGGCGGCGGTCGCGT
Coding sequences within it:
- a CDS encoding amidohydrolase family protein; the encoded protein is MRRIATEEAFVIPEVLGPMLARFESEPYDPDLFFWSKAAAGTPLQRRLLDLGDERLQIMDKTGVDVQLIGLASTGVQMFDVDTGTALATLANDVLADAMRKHPTRYAGLASFAPQDPARAAKEIERAMTQLGYNGVIVNSHTNGDYLDQPEYWPILEACEATGAPLYIHPRAPSPQMIAPFLDYTLEHAIWGFQAETSLHALRLIVGGLFDRFPQLTVVLGHGGEGLHYWLPRLDAMHANFKAPEGKRPALQLAPSDYIKRNFAVTTSGMNWEPSVKFAIDALGADRVMFAIDYPFVDSAMSVQQMDAIAISAEDKAAIYHGNAERIFRIAPAG
- a CDS encoding MFS transporter; this encodes MGDSTSTAADAKSVNLNDLLDQGGWGGFQKSILVLMALAYLVDGVANQSLGLAIPSLMQEWGLPREAFASIAAIGLFGLTIGAVVGGMLGDRFGRRTMMVVSTGFFGLLTIAQAWATNPHELLILRFFDGLGIGAMIPNGAAMISEFTPKRSRAVALAVGMTFIAVGGMIAGLIGNALLGPYGWEGLFVALGGIAVAVSALLLVALPESPIYLANSGASQQRLRAIAQRCGLAVGKAGITANDPRAAATHRTPISALFTGGVASSTIFLWLAFFFCLLANYSMFSWVPAMLAGLGFPPPVTGLGMTWLSFGGVVGGMGSGWLIQKFGSKIVVLTMSAGGVIAALALGTMINGGPQPLSTILGFLFVIGTFSSGLLNGLYTFSAFLYPDSARGTGVGAAAAAGRIGAIASSYAGVIALGMGGASSYFVLIAGSLAVSLAGVALIKRQIPKGG
- a CDS encoding amidohydrolase family protein, coding for MVDTHAHLLTGDIAAYPPSPPSGEYNPADLDDPMTVERLLEEMDAAGVDKAVLVQRGSIYGFDSSYVCDSAARFPERLAAVCSIDATAADCGESVHHWVKDRGAAGIRMMELVKGMDISWLDSALARDAWKAAAELGVPVCVHFFPWNRTEGLTRLNDIMGAIPGLTVVIDHFAAIRSDAGAPDHGVDDLLAGIAAHDGCTIKFTTIPLGRLESAGIDARPVVRRVLDLFGAERMMWGSDVTQSPGTYQHMAALGRRSVEGLNSTKQEQILAGTAARVYGKGWN